In the Chlorobium limicola DSM 245 genome, one interval contains:
- a CDS encoding fimbrial biogenesis chaperone — protein MKQILISLMLLCCIIIPATLTAEEPPGQIAVFPSMFELTIDSKPVNQSIRLKNMKNKPVTIKTDVYNWTLDQQNNLQTIPATAQSLDRWMIINPITFTIAPGQEQVVRFSIRPDVKPDPGEHRAIVYFTEQPGTKDEVAAVEVTFRIGVGIYAYTEPVRKAGQLQSLTFDRTIPMLKAEIVNNGNVHTRLKGEYAVWEKGKFPGFGSMNSTGTTASGFIASGALNNMPVLSGTRRTIVTNLALPANISGGYTIAVRGELNGQKIEKIFP, from the coding sequence ATGAAACAGATCCTTATTTCCCTGATGCTGCTTTGCTGCATTATTATTCCTGCGACACTGACTGCAGAGGAGCCGCCCGGCCAGATTGCCGTATTTCCTTCGATGTTCGAACTGACCATCGATTCAAAACCGGTCAACCAGTCGATAAGACTGAAAAACATGAAAAACAAGCCGGTGACAATCAAAACCGATGTCTATAACTGGACGCTCGACCAGCAGAACAACCTGCAGACTATTCCCGCAACCGCACAGTCGCTCGACAGGTGGATGATCATCAACCCGATTACCTTTACCATAGCACCCGGTCAGGAACAGGTAGTCCGTTTTTCCATCAGGCCCGATGTGAAACCGGATCCCGGGGAACACCGTGCGATAGTGTATTTCACCGAACAGCCCGGTACAAAAGATGAGGTGGCTGCCGTGGAGGTAACCTTCAGAATCGGTGTGGGCATCTACGCCTATACAGAACCGGTCAGAAAGGCAGGTCAGTTGCAAAGCCTGACCTTCGACAGGACCATACCCATGCTGAAAGCAGAAATCGTCAATAACGGCAATGTACACACCCGCCTGAAAGGGGAATATGCGGTATGGGAAAAAGGAAAGTTCCCTGGATTTGGCAGCATGAACAGCACCGGCACTACCGCTTCCGGTTTCATCGCATCGGGCGCCTTGAACAATATGCCGGTATTATCCGGAACCCGCAGAACGATTGTAACAAATCTCGCCCTGCCTGCAAATATCAGCGGAGGGTATACGATCGCCGTCAGAGGTGAACTGAACGGACAGAAAATCGAAAAAATCTTCCCCTGA
- the cobU gene encoding bifunctional adenosylcobinamide kinase/adenosylcobinamide-phosphate guanylyltransferase, translating to MYKIIYVTGGARSGKSSYALRLAGNYAGRVFLATAEPFDGEMQHRIDRHREERGDGFHTLEEPLYVERAMASLPSGTGVVLLDCLTVWAGNLMHHLETDGAVASRVDALMAVLREPPCDMILVSNEVGMGVVPENAMARRFRDIAGTINQRVAAAATEAWLLCSGIPVKLK from the coding sequence ATGTACAAGATCATCTATGTCACCGGTGGCGCGCGGAGCGGCAAAAGCTCCTATGCACTCCGGCTTGCCGGGAACTACGCCGGGAGGGTATTCCTCGCTACTGCGGAGCCGTTCGACGGGGAGATGCAGCATCGCATAGACAGGCACCGGGAAGAGCGGGGAGATGGTTTTCATACGCTCGAGGAGCCTCTCTATGTGGAACGTGCGATGGCGTCGCTTCCTTCCGGAACGGGAGTGGTGCTGCTCGATTGCCTGACGGTCTGGGCAGGGAACCTCATGCACCATCTTGAAACCGACGGAGCTGTCGCTTCAAGGGTAGATGCGCTTATGGCGGTGCTTCGTGAGCCACCCTGCGACATGATTCTCGTATCGAACGAAGTGGGTATGGGTGTTGTTCCGGAGAACGCTATGGCGCGTCGTTTTCGGGATATCGCCGGAACGATCAACCAGAGAGTTGCCGCTGCGGCAACTGAAGCCTGGTTGCTGTGCAGCGGTATTCCGGTGAAGTTGAAATGA
- the cobT gene encoding nicotinate-nucleotide--dimethylbenzimidazole phosphoribosyltransferase — MTLLEQFACLLDGIRPVDRSLVPVIQAHLDDLTKPQGSLGRLEEIAMSYALATGSPVPVLDKKKICCFAADHGVAAEGVSAFPAEVTPQMVYNMVQGGAAINVLSKHAGADLDVVDVGVNHDFPDMPGLIRKKVGYGSSNISSGPAMSETETLQAVLCGAELAVDAHKSGYHLLGTGEMGIANTTPATALFSVLLGVSPETITGKGTGIDDSRLEHKKKIVRKAIEVNASRCSTPFGTLAALGGYEIAAISGFVLGAASCRLPVVVDGFISSSGAVAAMKICPSVIDYIFFSHLSNEQGHRAVMQQLGARPILDLDLRLGEGTGAALAMQVIAGAVKLYNEMATFSSARISEKETV; from the coding sequence ATGACATTGCTTGAGCAGTTTGCATGCCTGCTGGACGGGATCAGGCCGGTTGACCGGTCGCTGGTGCCGGTAATTCAGGCCCATCTTGACGATCTTACCAAACCGCAGGGCAGCCTTGGCCGTCTTGAGGAGATTGCCATGAGCTATGCCCTTGCGACCGGTTCTCCGGTTCCTGTGCTCGATAAAAAGAAAATATGCTGCTTTGCCGCCGATCATGGCGTGGCTGCCGAAGGAGTATCGGCTTTTCCGGCGGAAGTCACCCCGCAGATGGTGTATAACATGGTGCAGGGGGGAGCTGCCATCAATGTGCTTTCAAAACATGCCGGAGCCGATCTCGATGTTGTGGATGTCGGGGTCAATCATGATTTTCCCGATATGCCGGGACTTATCCGGAAAAAGGTGGGGTATGGCAGTTCCAATATTTCCAGCGGTCCGGCAATGAGCGAAACGGAAACGCTTCAGGCTGTCCTGTGCGGAGCCGAGCTTGCCGTTGATGCGCATAAATCAGGATACCATCTGCTTGGAACCGGTGAAATGGGCATTGCCAATACGACTCCGGCAACGGCACTCTTTTCCGTATTGCTCGGCGTTTCTCCCGAAACCATTACCGGAAAGGGTACCGGGATTGACGATAGTAGACTGGAACACAAAAAAAAGATCGTCAGGAAAGCAATCGAGGTCAATGCATCGCGATGCTCTACGCCGTTCGGGACGCTTGCCGCACTCGGAGGATATGAAATTGCAGCTATCTCGGGTTTTGTGCTTGGAGCCGCCTCATGCAGGCTTCCGGTTGTTGTCGATGGATTTATCTCCTCATCGGGTGCGGTTGCCGCCATGAAGATCTGCCCTTCGGTGATCGATTATATTTTTTTCAGCCACCTCTCGAATGAACAGGGGCATAGAGCCGTTATGCAGCAGCTTGGCGCTCGGCCGATCCTTGATCTCGATCTCCGTCTGGGTGAAGGAACCGGAGCGGCCCTTGCCATGCAGGTAATTGCAGGTGCCGTGAAACTGTATAATGAAATGGCGACATTCAGTTCGGCAAGGATAAGCGAAAAAGAGACAGTCTAA
- a CDS encoding alpha/beta fold hydrolase, giving the protein MSEHKLNRIDPDQTGKSVIDIDGLQVHCLTEGIGKPVLFFLHGSFLSVRSWRFVFERLSERYTVIAIDRPAFGRTDRPVPVVGKFNPYSPEGQADLVVAILEKLGHRQAVLVGNSTGGTIALLTALRYPDKISGLVLADPMVYSGYATSEFPAWLYPVFKAATPAGAQLSKLMIGLVFNKLHRTFRHENSRPGNDLLTAYRRDLMQGRWGRAFWELLLSSHNLDLEAQLGRINVPALVITGAQDRMVKPDETIRLSRALSRALLQIIPDCGHLPQEEKPDIFIAAVSEFLDKHIGA; this is encoded by the coding sequence ATGAGTGAGCATAAGCTGAATAGGATAGATCCTGATCAAACGGGAAAATCGGTTATCGATATCGATGGTCTGCAGGTACACTGTCTGACAGAGGGTATCGGCAAGCCGGTGCTTTTTTTTCTGCATGGCAGTTTTCTCTCCGTCAGAAGCTGGCGATTTGTTTTTGAGCGGTTGAGCGAACGGTATACCGTGATTGCCATAGACCGTCCCGCTTTTGGGCGTACGGATCGTCCGGTTCCGGTTGTCGGTAAATTCAATCCATACTCTCCCGAAGGACAGGCTGATCTTGTTGTTGCCATCCTTGAAAAACTCGGTCACCGCCAGGCGGTACTTGTCGGCAACTCGACAGGCGGCACCATCGCCCTGCTGACGGCTCTAAGGTATCCCGACAAGATAAGCGGGCTTGTTCTGGCCGATCCAATGGTTTACAGCGGCTATGCAACCAGTGAATTTCCGGCATGGCTCTATCCGGTTTTCAAGGCGGCAACTCCTGCAGGAGCACAACTCTCAAAGCTTATGATAGGTCTGGTTTTCAACAAGCTTCACCGAACCTTCCGACACGAGAACTCCAGGCCGGGAAATGATCTGTTGACGGCGTACCGTCGCGACCTGATGCAGGGGCGATGGGGCCGGGCGTTCTGGGAGCTGCTGCTTTCAAGTCATAACCTTGATCTGGAAGCGCAGCTCGGACGAATCAATGTTCCCGCGCTTGTCATAACCGGCGCTCAGGACCGGATGGTGAAGCCTGATGAGACCATCAGGCTCTCTCGTGCTCTTTCCCGTGCACTGTTGCAGATCATTCCGGATTGCGGCCATCTGCCCCAGGAGGAAAAACCCGATATATTTATCGCGGCGGTCAGTGAGTTTCTCGATAAACATATCGGAGCATGA
- the cobS gene encoding adenosylcobinamide-GDP ribazoletransferase — MQAIRGLVTAFRTLTILPLPGRDTDRFSTALYWFPAAGLFIGSVQVCCAFAVAMSGWHELAGLAMIISGVMLTRGLHADGLADLADGFWGGKTKESTLRIMKDPNVGSFGALALILLMLVKWVAVLKLVELQAYAPLVSGVLLARWSQVLLASTMPYARSEGGTAHSFVHGAGAPHLLVTTMASILMLWLILYAKPELVAVALSAALASTVCTGYLSYRKIGGVTGDVLGAASEFCEASVWISCALFCL; from the coding sequence ATGCAGGCTATCAGGGGATTGGTGACGGCATTTCGGACACTTACCATTCTGCCGCTTCCCGGACGGGATACAGATCGTTTCAGTACGGCTCTTTACTGGTTTCCTGCGGCAGGTTTGTTTATCGGTTCGGTCCAGGTTTGTTGTGCATTTGCTGTTGCAATGTCCGGATGGCATGAATTGGCCGGACTTGCCATGATTATTTCGGGAGTAATGCTTACTCGAGGCCTTCATGCAGACGGGCTTGCCGATCTTGCCGATGGTTTCTGGGGCGGAAAAACAAAAGAAAGTACGCTGCGGATCATGAAAGATCCGAATGTGGGTTCTTTCGGTGCGCTTGCACTGATACTCCTTATGCTGGTGAAATGGGTTGCCGTTCTTAAACTTGTGGAACTTCAGGCCTACGCTCCTCTTGTATCGGGAGTTCTGCTTGCACGCTGGAGTCAGGTTCTGCTCGCATCGACAATGCCTTATGCAAGAAGTGAAGGCGGAACGGCTCACTCGTTTGTACATGGAGCCGGTGCCCCGCATCTTCTTGTAACCACCATGGCATCGATTTTGATGCTATGGCTGATCCTGTACGCAAAACCGGAACTTGTTGCCGTTGCGCTTTCCGCTGCACTCGCTTCTACAGTTTGTACCGGTTACCTGTCCTATCGGAAAATCGGCGGCGTAACCGGAGATGTACTTGGTGCAGCCAGCGAGTTCTGTGAGGCTTCGGTCTGGATCAGTTGCGCACTGTTCTGTTTATAA
- a CDS encoding histidine kinase N-terminal 7TM domain-containing protein yields the protein MSPEILQPGSVYFNVYALPLFGNTILLCLLVYHVWIRKLNASKEYFTLTVICCMFYSFFYGLEISSRQLATTLLFIRFEYIGIAFLPACFLLFTFSYTGKIKNLSAAYYVALLLIPITTLSLAMSLERHQFLYESIQLVEGELFPVVSFKPGIWYWVCQAYNVFCIFLSNILFYRLWSHSATIYRRQLVILLAGTLIPWTSYLLYQARVVPWGIDPTPFTFSFSICLLYLGLFRYSFFDLAPVVREIVYDKMPDGVFVIDQEERITDCNNAALNILEITKNDIGKPAAKILRQWPELYGLIIEAREIKHADLKKQKLDLVSWFDIDILALPDKNGCLTGRIIVLRNITSRKQIEYDLIATREKAEAANHAKSDFIANMSHEIRTPLNGLIGFSSLLMKTTLDDVQFHYINTVNNSAKQLLGLINDILDLSKIEAGKLELYNEMISLQELAEEVIDMTAFTAHSKNLELLLDIPSSLPESALADPVCLKQILINLLGNAVKFTSGGEIELKIETVPSDNDPDYLVFIFSVRDTGIGISPENRKKIFEAFSQEDMSTTRKYGGTGLGLTISNKLLLLMGSCLQLESSPGQGSRFFFSLDLKTGSNTEHKHRKPLTIKHALIVDDNKRCRELLSGILESELIECTAAKTGTEAIELFSKRTCDAYIIDYHLSDMNGTELAAELCQHDKACTVITLFRTTDDPSLFDASQRNACSFSLMKPVKRDLFIELLSKSGKKDSTRLISECNEIASLPLRCTILVAEDNSTNMLLAKTVLLKVLPEATILEAGNGKTAIELFSAHHPDLIFMDIHMPEMNGLDASEAIRKLDHEYYCPIIAVTADSLSEINEQCSRTGIDDFISKPYTPETIQRAVHKWLKKPNPDKTVETGRNTT from the coding sequence ATGTCGCCTGAAATATTGCAACCTGGCAGTGTTTATTTCAATGTTTATGCATTACCTCTTTTCGGTAATACCATATTGCTCTGCCTGCTTGTCTACCACGTATGGATAAGGAAACTCAATGCAAGTAAAGAGTATTTCACGCTGACCGTGATTTGCTGCATGTTCTACTCTTTTTTTTATGGCCTTGAAATATCATCCCGGCAGCTCGCAACAACCCTGCTTTTCATCCGCTTCGAATACATAGGAATAGCCTTTCTTCCGGCATGTTTCCTGCTGTTCACCTTCTCTTATACCGGTAAAATCAAAAATCTGTCCGCAGCGTATTATGTGGCCCTTCTTCTGATTCCAATCACCACCCTTTCCCTTGCCATGAGCCTTGAGCGCCATCAATTCCTGTACGAAAGCATACAGCTTGTAGAGGGTGAACTGTTCCCTGTTGTTTCATTTAAACCGGGCATATGGTACTGGGTTTGCCAGGCCTACAACGTATTCTGCATTTTCCTCAGCAATATCCTGTTTTATCGACTCTGGTCACACTCTGCAACCATCTATCGAAGACAGCTTGTCATCCTTCTTGCAGGAACCCTCATTCCGTGGACAAGCTATCTGCTCTATCAGGCAAGAGTCGTTCCCTGGGGAATCGATCCAACCCCGTTCACGTTTTCATTCAGTATATGCCTGCTCTACCTCGGATTGTTCCGTTATTCTTTTTTTGACCTTGCTCCGGTCGTAAGAGAAATAGTCTACGACAAAATGCCTGACGGTGTGTTTGTTATCGATCAGGAAGAGAGAATAACCGACTGTAACAACGCTGCGCTCAACATCCTTGAAATAACAAAAAACGATATCGGAAAACCTGCCGCCAAGATCTTGCGACAGTGGCCGGAACTGTACGGACTGATTATTGAGGCCAGGGAGATAAAACATGCCGACCTGAAAAAACAAAAACTGGATCTGGTATCATGGTTCGACATCGATATTCTGGCTCTTCCGGATAAAAACGGATGCCTGACAGGACGCATCATTGTCCTGAGAAACATCACCTCCCGCAAGCAAATAGAATATGATCTGATCGCAACACGAGAAAAAGCCGAAGCCGCAAACCATGCAAAAAGTGATTTTATTGCAAATATGAGTCATGAAATCCGCACTCCGCTCAATGGGCTTATCGGGTTCTCATCCCTGCTTATGAAGACGACTCTCGATGACGTTCAGTTTCACTATATCAACACCGTAAACAATTCGGCAAAACAACTGCTCGGGCTGATAAACGATATTCTGGACCTGTCAAAAATCGAGGCAGGAAAACTCGAGCTGTACAATGAAATGATCTCACTTCAAGAACTTGCAGAAGAGGTTATAGATATGACTGCCTTTACAGCTCACAGTAAAAATCTTGAACTTCTGCTCGACATCCCCTCATCCCTTCCAGAATCGGCTCTTGCTGACCCTGTATGTCTGAAACAAATCCTTATCAATCTACTCGGCAATGCCGTCAAGTTCACCAGCGGAGGAGAGATTGAATTAAAAATCGAAACCGTTCCGTCCGATAACGATCCGGATTACCTTGTATTTATTTTTTCGGTCCGGGATACGGGAATCGGAATATCTCCGGAAAACCGGAAAAAAATCTTTGAAGCGTTCTCGCAGGAGGACATGTCCACAACCCGAAAGTATGGCGGAACAGGTCTTGGGCTGACCATATCGAATAAACTGCTGCTCCTGATGGGCTCCTGCCTGCAGCTTGAAAGCTCGCCGGGACAAGGCAGCCGTTTTTTCTTCTCCCTTGATCTTAAGACCGGCAGCAACACAGAACACAAACATCGGAAACCTCTGACTATAAAACACGCTCTGATTGTTGATGATAATAAACGCTGCCGTGAATTGCTCTCCGGTATTCTTGAATCCGAACTCATAGAATGCACCGCAGCCAAAACAGGAACTGAAGCCATTGAGCTCTTCTCAAAAAGAACCTGCGATGCATACATTATCGATTACCATCTTTCCGACATGAACGGCACAGAGCTGGCGGCCGAGCTTTGTCAGCACGATAAAGCGTGTACTGTCATTACACTGTTTCGAACGACAGATGACCCCTCTCTTTTTGATGCATCTCAAAGAAACGCTTGCAGCTTTTCACTTATGAAACCGGTTAAGCGCGATCTTTTTATCGAATTGCTCTCAAAATCGGGGAAAAAAGACAGTACGCGCCTGATAAGCGAATGTAATGAAATAGCATCTCTTCCTCTGCGATGCACCATTCTCGTTGCAGAAGACAACAGCACAAACATGCTGCTGGCAAAAACGGTGCTGTTAAAAGTACTTCCTGAAGCGACAATCCTTGAAGCGGGAAATGGAAAAACGGCTATTGAATTGTTTTCTGCCCATCACCCCGATCTGATTTTCATGGACATTCATATGCCTGAAATGAACGGTCTTGATGCCTCGGAAGCAATACGAAAACTCGATCATGAATACTACTGTCCGATAATAGCCGTAACTGCCGATTCACTCTCGGAAATAAACGAACAATGTTCCCGAACAGGTATCGATGATTTTATCAGCAAACCCTATACACCGGAAACCATTCAACGGGCTGTTCATAAATGGCTCAAAAAACCGAATCCTGACAAAACAGTAGAAACGGGCCGAAATACAACATAA
- a CDS encoding intermembrane phospholipid transport protein YdbH family protein, producing the protein MKWTKRIIVALLIAAMLVPVSAWLAFPWYAQLLVDRALKGKPFLVQLSGIGIPGPGGVGFRKLTASFTSPPDQCSSKPATYRISVVNGRISWNFSDLDRLLFSDHLQTDIALDADTLRILPDPESFMFEDEHPRIDMKLTIVRRKGSPMDFQPERLSYAIRKASVIREKLLLAGIDYRVSLSRAGKWLQPSDTLFVSKLYSDGNPSPVGNFRALFGSKRDPLKPCALILSNCSINLFEWNGAAERIEYDLKKQATSFTLKLAEIPLNELPWFKPSDKQLLRGAGMVRGSIPVEFRDSTVLVRNAVVAASAGSAIIYQTADNASRISLDIGAKPGSAELLGNLNATITLNSRNQNLSGLAVRDLSAELFEGKLQASPFLFDPVKNEVMLTLTLDNIHVLDRLNYHGEVKGSFKGALTGSVPLAFGKKGLTFGKIDLASTVTFRDIALRDLPGLKGNGNQNKPLAAGTFNGTLPLEYRKNILTVNSGTISGSKGTRIIFYDKENRQWLSFDLSSNTGSRALLRNIKTSLKFDAAGSKTKHYALGKLSAEALGGTLLAAPVVFGSSNKEIPLTIQLNNIDALDRVRLHGDFKGSLDGAISGTLPLVLGKKGFMINKARLRSSGGGTITISPPMPKRSATERIFGVPDQDADYSFKSPDILITRHYDGKTVMDFTLKELKRKTRGGELVLASPKGKLAIWQHKNNPDRVTLSDFSAGFFDGTVGIKSVDYDMAKQETETVLQLNDIPLQKLLDLQGTKKIYATGTVKGSIPVKMSGQTIEITDGAMNAESSGQIIYATTPEERAAANQGLRTTYEALSNFLYVQLTSSLSMAADGKSTIRVQLKGNNPDFQAGRPVELNLNIDQNLLDLMRSLSISSNVEQIITEKALQKKK; encoded by the coding sequence GTGAAATGGACGAAACGAATCATCGTGGCGCTGCTGATTGCAGCTATGCTTGTACCTGTATCGGCATGGCTGGCATTTCCGTGGTATGCCCAGCTGCTCGTTGACCGTGCACTGAAAGGGAAACCCTTTCTCGTTCAGTTATCCGGTATCGGCATACCGGGGCCTGGCGGGGTCGGCTTCAGGAAACTGACGGCTTCGTTCACCTCCCCGCCGGACCAGTGCAGCAGTAAACCTGCGACCTACAGAATCTCGGTCGTCAACGGGCGTATTTCCTGGAATTTCAGCGATCTTGACCGCCTTCTCTTCTCCGATCACCTGCAGACCGATATCGCTCTGGATGCCGATACACTCCGTATTCTGCCAGATCCGGAAAGTTTCATGTTTGAGGACGAACATCCCCGCATCGACATGAAACTCACCATTGTGCGCCGCAAGGGATCTCCAATGGACTTTCAGCCCGAACGTCTCTCCTATGCTATCCGGAAAGCTTCCGTCATCAGGGAAAAGCTACTCCTGGCAGGCATCGATTATCGTGTATCGCTCTCCCGTGCCGGAAAATGGCTGCAGCCGTCGGATACCCTGTTCGTATCAAAACTCTACAGTGACGGGAATCCCTCGCCTGTGGGTAATTTCAGGGCGCTGTTCGGTTCGAAGCGGGATCCGCTAAAACCGTGCGCCCTTATTCTCAGCAACTGCTCCATCAATCTTTTTGAATGGAACGGAGCTGCAGAGCGGATCGAGTACGATCTCAAGAAGCAGGCGACCAGCTTTACGCTCAAACTCGCTGAAATACCACTGAACGAACTTCCCTGGTTCAAACCGTCCGATAAACAACTGCTGAGGGGTGCGGGGATGGTGAGGGGTTCCATTCCTGTCGAATTCAGGGATTCCACCGTTCTGGTCCGTAACGCCGTGGTTGCCGCAAGTGCAGGATCGGCCATCATCTATCAGACAGCTGATAATGCCAGCCGCATCTCGCTCGATATCGGTGCAAAACCGGGTTCTGCCGAACTGCTCGGAAACCTCAATGCAACGATCACGCTCAACAGCCGGAATCAAAACCTCTCCGGCCTGGCCGTTCGTGATCTCTCGGCCGAACTTTTTGAAGGAAAACTTCAGGCATCGCCCTTCCTTTTCGATCCTGTGAAAAACGAAGTCATGCTGACCCTGACTTTGGACAATATCCATGTCCTCGACCGTCTGAACTATCACGGCGAAGTCAAGGGCTCGTTCAAAGGCGCTCTTACAGGAAGCGTACCGCTTGCTTTCGGGAAAAAAGGGCTCACTTTCGGAAAGATCGATCTTGCCTCAACCGTTACGTTCAGAGACATTGCGCTTCGCGACCTTCCGGGACTGAAGGGCAACGGCAACCAGAACAAACCGCTTGCCGCCGGAACCTTCAACGGCACGCTGCCTCTCGAATACCGCAAAAACATCCTGACGGTTAACAGCGGTACGATTTCCGGATCAAAGGGCACAAGAATTATCTTTTACGACAAAGAGAACCGCCAGTGGCTCTCTTTCGATCTCTCCTCGAATACCGGAAGCCGCGCATTGCTCCGCAACATAAAAACATCCCTGAAATTCGATGCCGCCGGCAGCAAAACGAAGCACTACGCCCTCGGAAAGCTCTCGGCAGAAGCGCTTGGAGGCACCCTTCTGGCAGCCCCTGTTGTCTTCGGCAGCAGCAATAAAGAGATCCCGCTGACCATTCAACTGAACAATATCGATGCACTCGACCGGGTGAGACTGCATGGTGACTTTAAAGGATCTCTCGATGGCGCGATAAGCGGAACGCTCCCGCTGGTTCTTGGAAAAAAAGGATTTATGATCAACAAGGCCAGACTGCGTTCAAGCGGAGGAGGAACCATTACCATTTCGCCACCAATGCCGAAAAGAAGCGCAACCGAGCGCATTTTCGGAGTGCCGGATCAGGATGCAGACTACAGTTTCAAAAGTCCGGATATTCTGATTACCCGTCATTACGACGGAAAAACCGTGATGGATTTCACGCTGAAGGAGCTGAAACGAAAAACACGGGGCGGAGAGCTCGTGCTTGCATCGCCGAAAGGAAAACTGGCGATATGGCAGCATAAAAACAATCCTGACAGGGTAACGCTTTCAGATTTCAGCGCAGGATTTTTTGACGGAACTGTCGGGATCAAAAGCGTTGATTACGATATGGCAAAACAAGAAACCGAAACCGTTCTGCAGCTGAACGATATTCCGCTGCAGAAACTGCTCGACCTGCAGGGCACGAAAAAAATCTATGCAACAGGTACGGTGAAAGGTTCCATCCCGGTAAAAATGTCGGGCCAAACGATTGAAATCACAGACGGAGCAATGAATGCAGAATCATCGGGCCAGATCATTTATGCCACAACTCCCGAAGAACGGGCTGCCGCAAATCAGGGACTCCGAACCACCTATGAAGCCCTGTCGAATTTTCTGTATGTTCAGCTGACCTCTTCACTCTCTATGGCTGCAGACGGAAAATCGACGATCAGGGTTCAGCTCAAAGGAAACAACCCCGATTTTCAGGCCGGACGTCCAGTGGAACTCAATCTGAATATCGATCAGAACCTTCTTGATCTGATGCGAAGCCTTTCCATATCTTCAAACGTTGAGCAGATCATTACAGAAAAAGCGTTACAGAAAAAAAAATAA
- a CDS encoding YdbL family protein: protein MTGTMIKSTALKALLALMLFAGFAAPAFALDLETARSQGIAGEMDNGLLAVPPGAGSDAQGLIATINNQRRAEYAKIAAQNNLSLDVVGTMMFEKIYTRLPAGTWVQVKGQWKKKAG, encoded by the coding sequence ATGACAGGAACCATGATTAAATCAACGGCTTTGAAAGCCCTGCTCGCATTGATGCTGTTTGCCGGTTTTGCCGCGCCGGCGTTTGCACTCGATCTTGAAACCGCCCGCTCCCAGGGGATTGCCGGGGAGATGGACAACGGGCTGCTTGCCGTTCCTCCCGGAGCCGGCAGCGACGCACAGGGTCTCATTGCAACCATCAACAACCAGCGTCGCGCCGAATACGCCAAGATTGCCGCACAAAACAACCTTTCGCTCGATGTTGTCGGAACCATGATGTTTGAGAAAATTTATACCCGCCTTCCTGCCGGAACATGGGTACAGGTAAAGGGTCAATGGAAGAAAAAAGCAGGATAA
- a CDS encoding YnbE family lipoprotein: MNKRTAIRAMLLPVITAVSFASGCSPTVKVEAPDKPIVINMNIKIDHEIRVKVDRELDSLLDTKKGLF, encoded by the coding sequence ATGAACAAACGAACCGCTATCAGAGCAATGCTGCTCCCGGTCATCACCGCCGTTTCATTTGCGTCCGGCTGCAGCCCGACGGTGAAGGTCGAAGCACCGGACAAACCTATCGTCATCAACATGAACATCAAGATCGATCACGAAATCAGGGTAAAGGTCGACCGTGAGCTCGATTCGCTGCTCGATACGAAAAAAGGGTTATTCTAA
- a CDS encoding DUF2141 domain-containing protein, protein MTKLLAGITSLIFCLSALPSADAETTPAICLPAQSGCITVKIRELKKPEGMLGVLLYSSKQGFPDKPDRALARRVKKISGTEHEVRFENIPYGTYAVSVLHDENSNGKMDKTFIGIPREGFGVSNNPKIKTGPPKFSEALFSLDQKQTEVTVTMKYF, encoded by the coding sequence ATGACAAAGCTCCTTGCCGGCATTACCTCTCTCATCTTCTGTCTGTCGGCATTACCTTCAGCTGATGCCGAAACAACCCCTGCGATATGTCTGCCCGCTCAATCGGGATGTATCACGGTAAAAATACGGGAGTTGAAAAAACCGGAAGGCATGCTCGGTGTATTGCTCTACTCCTCAAAACAGGGCTTTCCCGACAAACCCGACCGCGCGCTTGCCAGACGTGTAAAAAAAATAAGCGGCACGGAACATGAGGTGAGATTCGAAAACATCCCTTACGGCACCTATGCCGTAAGCGTCCTGCACGATGAAAACAGCAACGGAAAAATGGATAAAACCTTTATCGGCATCCCCAGGGAAGGATTCGGGGTATCCAACAATCCGAAAATCAAAACCGGACCACCGAAATTCAGCGAAGCCCTGTTTTCCCTCGATCAGAAACAGACGGAAGTGACTGTAACCATGAAATATTTCTAA